ATCGGCGGCGGCCCAGCCCTGCAGGGCAGAGAGGAGAGAGGATAACTGCTGGGGGTTGCGCACAAAGAGACGGAGTCGGGCCGATGCGGGCAACTGTTGTGCCGTTTCCCCTTGCGCGTAGAGACCATCGACCAGCGCCAGCGCCAGGACCTGCCCCTTCTGGTTACTGAAGACCACGGTCTGTACCTGCGCATTGTGGGGTTCAAAGCCCCAGCTCAGGGTCAACCCCTGTGCCGCGAGCGAGGCGTGCGGGAGAGGGGAGATGCTCAGGCCCCGGATGCTGCGCTCTTCCAGGGTCTCGCCGCTGCCCACGGGGAGGCGGGCATCTTTGCCAAGAAAATCTTCCAGCGCTTCTTGAGTCAGTTGCGGACCGGTGAATTTCTCTTCCAACTCGCGCAATTGCCAGGATCTCTCTCCCATCACCTTGACCGCACACGGCCCATTGTTGCCACAGGCAATCAACTTGCGCTCGAAAGGCTCCTCGCTGTCGATCAGCGCCTTGCAGTAGGGGGTATCTACTCCGGCCTGGCGCAGGCTCCTTAAAAACGCTACATGTACGGTAGATGCAAGCAATCCCGGGTTGTCGGTCCAATCTTTGGGTTTGTATGTATGGATCGCTCTACAAACCGGACTCCAGGGGGAGTTGGGCACATTGCAGCGATTGTCAAAATCTGGGGCGTAGATGCTCTTCGCCGCGGCGGGGCAGTCGTATGCCGGGATGCTCTCCGCCAGGAGTGGGTTTCCGCCAAACAGCCCGATAACGAAGATCAGTGCGTAGAAAACTGCTTTGTTTATCTTACACAACTGCACGCTCCGCTCCTTTTGCTTGTTGTGCGCTCTCGCCGGTCACGGATGACTTTTGCCGGGGGAGACGCGCTCGTACAGGATCCAGCCTTCGACCATATACTGCACTAGCATCCCACCGCGAGTAGGTTCGAGCAGCAGCACATCCTCCGGCTTGCTGCCTTTACACTTGCGCTTGAAACCGATCAGAAGCCAACGTCGACCCTCTTTAATATCCTGGTTGAAGGGAAACAAGTGCGTGGCAGCGTCCAGCTGCGCCTTGCTTAAGGGCTTACCATTCCAGGTGAGTATGTGGTAGTACTTGGCATTTTCGGGCTCAAAATCGGACTCATCCAGCCCGTGCCACCCCATTTGAACATAACCGGGCGGAGGAATTTCGTACTTATCCCAAGTGTAGAGCTTGCCAGTGGGCGTGGCTGCGCCGCAAGCAGAATTTTCCCAGCCAAAGACGCCAATCTCGGGCGCCTTGCCCGAGAGCACAATTTTGCCGACCTTGCCTAGCACGGTTTTGGGGGCATCTCTGTCGGTAAGAATCCCAGAAAAACCAACCGTCGCAATCGCTTTCCAGTCACCAGCTACAAGCTTCTCGATGGCCTTGGCATCTTTGGGATGCGCGATGACCCGTTTTACTGCCGGAACAATGGGAATTTGTTTGAGTGTCTCTAAACTATCTACCGCACTTGCTGCATGCAGGGGAAGAGAGAAAAACAAAAGGACAAGGCTTGCTAGTATGTTGACAGGTTTGGATAGGTTTGTAAAAAGATTACAGGCCATAGCACGATCCTCCAGGTTTGCACGAGCTTTTACATTTGGCTTTGAAAGTCTGTTTTTTGCTATTTATTGTTGCGGAATAATCGCAACACGTTTTTCTTCCGAATGATGATTCCGGGTACTTACATTCCAAAAACAGATCTGCCTCACCTTTTCTTCTGTCTACCAGTCCTTGGTTAACTTTATTACCCGCTTTATTGTACTCTTTCATCTTGTTTGCTACGCCTTTCCAATCACATTTATTTAAAAGGTTGTAAATAGAAGATATACCTGGGCCTAAATTGAAAAAGAAACTCATCAATGCGTCCATTTGGCACGTTGTAAGTTTTACCTTTATTTGTTTGTTTGCGTATTCTTTAATCCTCGTCTTTATATCGTCGTCCATGTCCGTTAAAGCCTGCTCATCGGTAACTCCGCTGCGATACTTCTCCCATTCCTTCGGAGCTCTGGTAGGTAATCCTTTTATACTCCCTCGAGGTTCAATCAGGTGACCTATGCCCACGGTTGCAAGACCTACAGAGTCTTCGTACAAGCAATTAACCATGCCCTCGTAATGCCGTATCGCTACTTTTCCTGATTCAGACACGACAAAGTGGCTTTTGTTGTATGCCTCGATTTCCCTTTGATTGTTTGTGGTACTTATCGGCTCACATTTTTTTGCGTCGGAGCTCGTTGGGCCAGTGGTAGACGCTACAGGTGTAGTCGGTGAGGCGCAAGCTACACACGCCCTTGCGTAAACACCTAGCGCTGTCAGTCGCTCCTCATACGCCTTTTTTAGGCACGCCGCATTTGCACCACAGGCATCTCTTTTTGCGAGCCACTCCGTCTGTCTGGCGGCTTCAGCGGGTAGCACGCAAGCGTGACTGCTTGAATTTTGGAATGCGCTTTTCAAAGCCGCATAGTCGCGACCGAGGCGTGCATCCAGGAGTTTCAGCTCCGGGTCAGAACAGATAGCCTTTTCCGTGGGCGTTTGTGCTAGCCTACAGTTCATCGCCTGCGCGTCCAATGTCTGGAAAAGAAAGGCAACGCTACTTAGGGCGACGAGCACCGCCTTGCGTTGTGCTGTGCGTGTGCTCTCTATCCGCTGAATCATATCGCTCTCTCCGATTTTTCGATAGTGCTGGTCAATTCGTGCAACCATACTTTGGCGGCGGCGGTAGCTGGTCGGCGATGTCATAGTCGGGTATACCGGGATCGTCTGGTGGCAAGGGTTCGAGATCGTTCGTCGGGGCCTGGCTATCAGGCGGTGTATAGGTCTCATTACCCCCCGCCTGGGGATTGGCGAGTGCGCTTGTCTGCTGCAACCCGTTCACATGGGTGAAGGGGGTTTGCATGCGAAAGGTTGCCTCGGCGGTGAGGGGAAAGGTGGGCAGGAGCTGGCCAGACGCGCTTGGTCCGAGAAGTAGAGAGTCGCCGGCTGCCACGCTGAAGGCACCCTGGCCGCCGCCGTTGCCGCCGACCACGCTGCCACGCCCGGCGTTGTTGGGATCGAAGCGGGCGAGTATCTTGTCGATAAAGGGCATGATCAGTGGGGCATGGTAGGTGACGCGGATCTTGAGGAGGTTGGCGTCTTGCACGCTTAGGCCGCTCCCGGCACCGAGGCTGGTCTTACGGTAGCCGAGATGGCTTTCGGGTATGCCCCAGCCCCAGTTGCCGTCGGGGCCGAT
This sequence is a window from Acidithiobacillus sp. AMEEHan. Protein-coding genes within it:
- a CDS encoding glycoside hydrolase family protein is translated as MIQRIESTRTAQRKAVLVALSSVAFLFQTLDAQAMNCRLAQTPTEKAICSDPELKLLDARLGRDYAALKSAFQNSSSHACVLPAEAARQTEWLAKRDACGANAACLKKAYEERLTALGVYARACVACASPTTPVASTTGPTSSDAKKCEPISTTNNQREIEAYNKSHFVVSESGKVAIRHYEGMVNCLYEDSVGLATVGIGHLIEPRGSIKGLPTRAPKEWEKYRSGVTDEQALTDMDDDIKTRIKEYANKQIKVKLTTCQMDALMSFFFNLGPGISSIYNLLNKCDWKGVANKMKEYNKAGNKVNQGLVDRRKGEADLFLECKYPESSFGRKTCCDYSATINSKKQTFKAKCKSSCKPGGSCYGL
- a CDS encoding TadE/TadG family type IV pilus assembly protein, which encodes MPCHSPKSLVVESHEAGAGVVEFVISIPIVLLLLLGSLQASLLYQSRLQLEVAAQNAARAGALHGGDINAIRRGLAEGLTPLYTHGQDAQALLKGRLAAEAAARQAKIEILSPTVEAFRDHKQYGRLPLDDDIGKKIGPDGNWGWGIPESHLGYRKTSLGAGSGLSVQDANLLKIRVTYHAPLIMPFIDKILARFDPNNAGRGSVVGGNGGGQGAFSVAAGDSLLLGPSASGQLLPTFPLTAEATFRMQTPFTHVNGLQQTSALANPQAGGNETYTPPDSQAPTNDLEPLPPDDPGIPDYDIADQLPPPPKYGCTN